Proteins encoded by one window of Cystobacter ferrugineus:
- a CDS encoding FixH family protein, with protein MRLPARLANVLLSVLLACACSPGSEQGTSPDAGRDTASGLVRLEAGFEGTLQLRGNMLRIHVTDTAGTPVEATRVSVSLWMPGHGHGAPAPAVTREARGDYLATVDFTMPGTWTVTIQVDTEGRSDTLELSVEAP; from the coding sequence ATGCGTCTTCCCGCTCGCCTCGCCAATGTCCTGCTCTCCGTCCTACTCGCCTGCGCGTGCTCTCCCGGGTCCGAGCAGGGGACCTCTCCCGATGCCGGAAGAGACACCGCGAGCGGGCTGGTGCGGCTCGAGGCGGGCTTCGAGGGGACGCTGCAACTGCGTGGCAACATGCTCCGCATCCACGTGACGGACACCGCCGGGACACCGGTGGAGGCCACGCGGGTCTCTGTCAGCTTGTGGATGCCCGGACACGGCCATGGTGCGCCCGCGCCCGCCGTCACCCGCGAGGCGCGCGGGGACTACCTGGCCACTGTGGACTTCACCATGCCGGGCACGTGGACCGTCACCATCCAGGTGGACACGGAGGGGCGCAGCGACACCCTCGAGTTATCCGTGGAAGCCCCGTGA
- a CDS encoding glutathione S-transferase N-terminal domain-containing protein, whose product MRAHPEFLEESRRLSPLKTTPVLVEEDGRVLGDSTAISHYRDRGERTRLAVPGEVVEEVPQPELAPVVPGREHAPPPPGRAPRRWRWSRRAGRSTGRTRGR is encoded by the coding sequence GTGCGTGCCCACCCGGAGTTCCTCGAGGAGTCGCGCCGCCTCTCCCCGCTCAAGACGACCCCCGTCCTCGTCGAGGAGGATGGACGTGTCCTCGGGGACTCGACCGCGATCTCCCACTACCGCGATCGGGGTGAGCGCACTCGGCTAGCGGTTCCCGGGGAGGTAGTTGAAGAAGTGCCCCAGCCGGAGCTCGCCCCGGTGGTACCAGGCCGTGAGCATGCCCCCCCGCCACCAGGCCGAGCCCCACGCCGGTGGCGGTGGTCGCGTCGCGCGGGGCGAAGTACAGGTAGAACCAGAGGCAGGTGA
- a CDS encoding ATP-binding protein codes for MPTFPMEELLRCAPCGLFSYDGDGSLVAVNDALLDLLGYTRDELLGLPMTALLTLAGRMFCETHVFPLLRMQGRADEIHLPLRSKGGESIPVLLNAVRKEHEDGVLHHCAFMSVRERGKYEDELLKSKRKAEEALRNNDVLNQVQQTLEMHALELDQKISQLEQRNQDLTRVSTALAQDLRQPARQLAMFACLFTREDQEGLSVTGQHSLERIKTVSVKMEQLVMGLHQFMALDVLDEPIEDVDLLEILGSARHRVLETGGPSTLTLRCDPLPVIQGRRRQLMQLFFHLLDNAAKFRKPRGEARLDIGCQLIEHNSFRSIKDKYHYTDFARITFTDNGIGFDPLHRAHVFEVLRKLNPDTPGIGVGLAICRKVVENHHGSISVESEPGRGTQFTFLLPLKQQASAPG; via the coding sequence ATGCCCACCTTCCCCATGGAGGAATTGCTGCGTTGCGCGCCGTGCGGCCTCTTCTCGTATGACGGCGATGGCTCGCTCGTGGCCGTCAACGACGCGCTGCTGGACCTGCTGGGCTATACCCGCGACGAGCTGCTGGGCCTTCCCATGACGGCGCTCCTGACGCTCGCGGGCCGCATGTTCTGCGAGACCCACGTCTTCCCGTTGCTGCGCATGCAGGGCCGGGCGGACGAGATCCATCTCCCGTTGCGCTCCAAGGGCGGCGAATCCATCCCCGTGCTCCTCAATGCCGTCCGCAAGGAGCATGAGGACGGTGTCCTCCATCACTGCGCGTTCATGTCGGTGCGCGAGCGCGGCAAGTACGAAGACGAGCTGCTGAAGTCGAAGCGGAAGGCGGAAGAGGCGCTGCGGAACAACGATGTGCTGAACCAGGTCCAGCAAACCCTGGAGATGCACGCCCTGGAACTCGACCAGAAGATCAGCCAGTTGGAGCAGCGCAACCAGGATCTCACCCGCGTGAGCACCGCCCTGGCGCAGGATCTGCGGCAGCCCGCCCGGCAGCTCGCCATGTTCGCCTGTCTCTTCACCCGGGAGGACCAGGAGGGGCTGTCGGTGACGGGCCAGCATTCGCTCGAGCGCATCAAGACCGTCAGCGTGAAGATGGAGCAGCTCGTGATGGGGCTGCATCAATTCATGGCGCTGGACGTGCTCGACGAGCCCATCGAGGACGTGGATCTGCTCGAGATCCTGGGCAGTGCCCGGCACCGGGTATTGGAGACGGGCGGGCCCTCCACGTTGACGCTGCGGTGCGATCCTCTCCCCGTCATCCAGGGCCGGCGGCGTCAGTTGATGCAGCTCTTCTTCCACCTGCTCGACAACGCGGCGAAGTTCCGCAAACCCCGCGGGGAAGCGCGGCTCGACATCGGGTGCCAGCTCATCGAGCACAACAGCTTCCGGTCCATCAAGGACAAGTATCACTACACGGACTTCGCGCGGATCACCTTCACGGACAATGGGATTGGCTTCGACCCCCTCCACCGCGCCCATGTGTTCGAAGTGCTCAGGAAGCTGAACCCGGACACTCCCGGGATAGGTGTCGGGCTCGCCATCTGCCGCAAGGTGGTGGAGAACCACCATGGGTCCATTTCGGTCGAGTCGGAGCCGGGCCGCGGCACCCAGTTCACGTTCCTCCTGCCCTTGAAGCAACAGGCCAGTGCGCCCGGGTGA
- a CDS encoding alpha/beta fold hydrolase, which produces MNSSILVRNNVMLMGQGSRPMLFAHGFGCDQNMWRFVAPSFAKDHRVVLFDYVGSGRSDLRAYNPERYSNLNGYAQDILDICAALDLKDVILVGHSVSAMIALLAAVKEPQRFHRLVLVCPSPRYVNDAPDYVGGFDRKDLEELLDTMDRNYIGWASFLAPLVMRNPDRPWLTSELNESFCSTDPIIARRFAEVTFFADNRRDLPKLTVPSLILQCSDDLLAPVSVGEYVHRHVPRSTLRIMRATGHCPHMSEPEETTGLIKEYLCSA; this is translated from the coding sequence ATGAACTCGAGCATTCTCGTCAGGAACAACGTCATGCTCATGGGCCAGGGGTCGCGCCCGATGTTGTTCGCCCATGGTTTCGGTTGCGACCAGAACATGTGGCGCTTCGTTGCCCCCTCCTTCGCGAAGGACCACCGGGTCGTCCTGTTCGACTACGTCGGCTCGGGCCGCTCGGATCTCCGGGCCTACAATCCCGAGCGGTACTCCAACCTGAACGGCTACGCGCAGGACATCCTCGACATCTGCGCGGCGCTCGACCTGAAGGACGTCATCCTCGTCGGGCACTCGGTCAGTGCCATGATCGCCCTGCTGGCCGCCGTCAAGGAGCCCCAGCGCTTCCACCGCCTCGTCCTCGTGTGCCCTTCGCCCCGCTACGTCAACGATGCGCCCGACTATGTGGGCGGCTTCGATCGCAAGGACCTCGAGGAACTCCTGGACACGATGGACAGGAATTACATCGGCTGGGCCAGCTTCCTGGCTCCCCTCGTCATGAGGAACCCGGACCGGCCGTGGCTCACCTCGGAGCTCAACGAGAGCTTCTGCTCCACGGATCCGATCATCGCCCGGCGGTTCGCGGAGGTGACGTTCTTCGCGGACAACCGGCGGGATCTGCCCAAGCTGACGGTTCCCTCGCTCATCCTCCAGTGCTCGGATGATCTGCTCGCGCCCGTCTCGGTGGGCGAGTATGTCCACCGCCACGTGCCCCGGAGTACCCTGCGCATCATGCGGGCGACGGGACACTGCCCCCACATGAGTGAGCCGGAGGAGACCACCGGACTCATCAAGGAATACCTGTGCTCGGCGTGA
- a CDS encoding HAD family hydrolase, protein MRPRAVFFDLDDTLIDRAGAFARYLEDLLSRHPAAFPPERRNQDVATLHALDARGYTERTLFFRQVTLAFPALPLSAEALWEDFARRLPSFIQPQPGIRPLVEWVKSRFTVAVVSNGSSRMQRAKLARAGLEDVLPDVFLSGEVGASKPDPRIFAAALAHVGCAPEEVLHVGDDPVRDIAGAASVGMASCWISGGRDWPGEQPSPTFTVSRVEALTQVLS, encoded by the coding sequence ATGCGGCCCCGGGCCGTCTTTTTCGATCTCGATGACACCCTCATCGACCGTGCCGGTGCCTTCGCGCGCTACCTCGAGGATCTCCTCTCCCGCCACCCGGCCGCCTTTCCCCCGGAGCGCCGGAACCAGGACGTGGCCACCCTGCACGCGCTCGATGCGCGCGGCTACACCGAACGGACCCTCTTCTTCCGCCAGGTCACCCTCGCCTTCCCGGCCCTCCCCCTCTCCGCGGAGGCACTCTGGGAAGACTTCGCCCGCCGGCTGCCCTCCTTCATCCAACCCCAGCCCGGCATCCGTCCGCTCGTGGAGTGGGTGAAGTCCCGCTTCACGGTGGCCGTGGTGTCCAACGGCTCCTCGCGCATGCAGCGCGCCAAGCTCGCGCGCGCGGGGCTCGAGGACGTGCTGCCCGATGTCTTCCTCTCCGGCGAGGTGGGCGCGAGCAAGCCGGACCCGCGCATCTTCGCCGCGGCGCTCGCGCACGTCGGCTGTGCACCCGAAGAGGTGCTCCACGTCGGGGATGATCCGGTGCGCGACATCGCCGGGGCGGCCAGCGTGGGCATGGCCTCCTGCTGGATCTCCGGCGGGCGCGACTGGCCCGGCGAGCAGCCCTCCCCCACCTTCACCGTGAGCCGTGTCGAGGCGCTCACCCAGGTGCTCTCGTGA
- a CDS encoding STM4013/SEN3800 family hydrolase: protein MNVLVGTHDLLFLTLDTLRLDVAEETLAQGRTPHLAALLPGGRWERRHSPASFTYAAHHAFFAGFLPTPAEPGRHSRLFAARFQGSETTDSGTCVFDAPDIVSGLAGRGYHTVCIGGVGFFNKLNPLGSVLPSLFAESHWSPELGVRDPRSTEHQVRLAVRLLDALPRERRVFLFLNVSALHQPNYFYLPGATGDSRDSHAAALAYVDSQLPPLFAALRRRGPSFCIVCSDHGTAYGDDGYSGHRIGHPVVWTVPYAEFPLPGEPES, encoded by the coding sequence ATGAACGTCCTGGTCGGCACCCACGATCTGCTCTTCCTCACCCTCGACACCCTGCGCCTCGACGTGGCCGAGGAGACGCTCGCCCAGGGCAGGACGCCCCACCTCGCCGCCCTCCTCCCCGGCGGACGCTGGGAGCGGCGGCACTCGCCCGCCAGCTTCACCTACGCCGCCCACCACGCCTTCTTCGCCGGCTTCCTGCCCACCCCCGCCGAGCCCGGCCGCCACTCCCGCCTCTTCGCCGCCCGCTTCCAGGGCAGCGAGACCACCGACTCCGGCACCTGCGTCTTCGATGCCCCGGACATCGTCTCCGGGCTCGCCGGGCGCGGCTACCACACCGTCTGCATCGGCGGCGTGGGCTTCTTCAACAAGCTCAACCCCCTGGGCAGCGTCCTCCCCAGCCTCTTCGCCGAGAGCCACTGGAGCCCCGAGCTGGGCGTGCGCGACCCCCGCTCCACCGAGCACCAGGTCCGCCTCGCCGTGCGGCTGCTCGACGCCCTGCCACGCGAGCGCCGGGTGTTCCTCTTCCTCAACGTCTCCGCCCTGCACCAGCCCAATTACTTCTACCTGCCGGGCGCCACCGGGGACTCGCGCGACTCGCACGCGGCCGCGCTCGCCTACGTGGACAGCCAACTGCCTCCCCTCTTCGCCGCCCTGCGCCGCCGGGGGCCCTCCTTCTGCATCGTCTGCTCGGACCACGGCACGGCGTACGGGGACGACGGCTACTCCGGTCACCGGATCGGCCATCCGGTGGTATGGACGGTGCCCTACGCGGAGTTTCCGCTGCCGGGAGAGCCCGAGTCATGA
- a CDS encoding STM4012 family radical SAM protein, with protein MTRLETMLGGSPYVAYLYGYPHKTAYRPLSPAPSLESVWARERREALFLYLHIPFCEMRCGFCNLFTAAGPREDVVQGYLQALTREARRVKEALGPTTFARIAVGGGTPTLLDVAGLHTVFDLAEQVMGADPHRLPVSVEVSPETVDAAKVAALRSRGVDRVSIGVQSFLESEVASVKRPQKTAQVESTLDLLRSAGFPTLNIDLIYGMEAQTEETWLASLRAALRFAPEELYLYPLYVRPLTFLGKKARAWDDQRLALYRAGRDFLRSEGYTQVSMRMFRARHAPAVDGPVYRCQEDGMVGLGCGARSYTERVHYSSEYAVGSREVRSIIASYSERTEASFGEVGYGFVLDEAEQRRRHMILSLLAEGVELAAYRQRFGTEALADFPELAELETHGLARRTPEALRLTDAGVERSDLIGPWLHSEPVRALMEGYSWR; from the coding sequence ATGACGCGCCTGGAGACGATGCTCGGAGGATCGCCCTACGTGGCGTACCTCTATGGCTATCCGCACAAGACGGCCTACCGTCCCCTCTCGCCAGCCCCCTCGCTGGAGTCCGTCTGGGCCCGGGAGCGGCGCGAGGCCCTCTTCCTCTACCTGCACATCCCCTTCTGCGAGATGCGCTGCGGCTTCTGCAACCTCTTCACCGCCGCCGGGCCCAGGGAGGACGTCGTCCAGGGCTACCTCCAGGCCCTCACGCGAGAAGCGCGCCGGGTGAAGGAGGCGCTCGGGCCCACCACCTTCGCGCGCATCGCCGTGGGCGGAGGCACCCCCACCCTGCTCGACGTGGCCGGGCTGCACACCGTCTTCGACCTCGCCGAGCAGGTCATGGGCGCCGACCCCCACCGTCTCCCCGTCTCCGTGGAGGTCTCTCCCGAGACGGTGGACGCCGCCAAGGTGGCCGCCCTGCGCTCGCGCGGCGTGGACCGGGTGAGCATCGGCGTGCAGAGCTTCCTCGAGTCCGAGGTGGCCTCGGTGAAGCGGCCCCAGAAGACGGCCCAGGTGGAGTCCACGCTCGATCTGCTGCGCTCCGCCGGCTTCCCCACGCTCAACATCGATCTCATCTACGGCATGGAGGCCCAGACAGAGGAGACGTGGCTCGCCTCGCTGCGCGCCGCCCTCCGCTTCGCCCCCGAGGAACTCTACCTCTACCCCCTCTACGTCCGGCCCCTCACCTTCCTCGGCAAGAAGGCCCGGGCCTGGGATGATCAGCGGCTCGCCCTCTACCGCGCCGGCCGCGACTTCCTGCGCTCCGAGGGCTACACCCAGGTCTCCATGCGCATGTTCCGCGCCCGCCACGCCCCCGCCGTGGACGGGCCCGTGTACCGCTGCCAGGAGGATGGAATGGTGGGGCTCGGGTGCGGGGCACGCTCGTACACCGAGCGCGTGCACTACTCGTCCGAGTACGCCGTGGGCTCGCGCGAGGTGCGCTCCATCATCGCCTCCTACAGCGAGCGGACCGAGGCCTCCTTCGGCGAGGTGGGCTACGGCTTCGTCCTCGACGAGGCGGAGCAGCGCAGGCGCCACATGATCCTGTCCCTGCTCGCCGAGGGTGTGGAGCTCGCCGCCTACCGCCAGCGCTTCGGCACCGAGGCGCTCGCGGACTTCCCGGAGCTGGCCGAGTTGGAGACCCACGGCCTCGCGCGGCGCACCCCGGAGGCGCTGCGCCTCACGGACGCGGGCGTGGAGCGCTCGGATCTCATCGGCCCGTGGCTGCACTCCGAGCCGGTGCGCGCGTTGATGGAGGGGTACTCGTGGCGATGA